The DNA window GTTCAACTCAATGGCTGTTTTGTTGGTTTTGCATTCAACCGCGCCGGTCTGGCTGTTGCGGCGGAACAGCAAGTCGTTCTTGCTGGCCAGATCGCGAGCCTTAACCACTTCAACCAGATCGTTGTTGTCATCCAGCAGGGCAACTTTGGTGCCCGCGGTGATGTACAGGCCTGCTTCTACGGTGCAACGGTCGCCAAGTGGGATGCCGATGCCAGCGTTTGCGCCCAGAAGGCAGTTTTCGCCCACGGAAATGATGATGTTGCCACCGCCAGACAGCGTGCCCATAGTAGAGCAGCCGCCGCCCAAGTCGGAGCCTTTGCCGATCATCACGCCTGCAGAAATACGCCCTTCGATCATGCTGGTGCCTTCGGTACCGGCGTTGAAGTTGATGAAGCCTTCGTGCATCACGGTGGTGCCTTCGCCTACGTAAGCGCCCAAACGAACACGAGACGTGTCCGCAATACGTACGCCTGTTGGCACCACGTAGTCGGTCATCTGCGGGAACTTGTCGACTGATTTTACTTCCAGAGTGCGGCCTTCAACACGAGCTTGTAGCTGGCGAGCTGG is part of the Marinobacter sp. JH2 genome and encodes:
- the dapD gene encoding 2,3,4,5-tetrahydropyridine-2,6-dicarboxylate N-succinyltransferase translates to MSFAFGIGIGTQNNQGEWLEVFYQQPVMTPSKDLIDVVETALNYKGGNQAIEASAEQLTQFATSLRQLGETAQAKLAEQAAESKSPVVVTALATDDTASSTPEVYLKLHLISHRLAKPHSLKLDGIFGLLPNLAWTNEGAIDLNELPARQLQARVEGRTLEVKSVDKFPQMTDYVVPTGVRIADTSRVRLGAYVGEGTTVMHEGFINFNAGTEGTSMIEGRISAGVMIGKGSDLGGGCSTMGTLSGGGNIIISVGENCLLGANAGIGIPLGDRCTVEAGLYITAGTKVALLDDNNDLVEVVKARDLASKNDLLFRRNSQTGAVECKTNKTAIELNEELHANN